A window of the Labeo rohita strain BAU-BD-2019 chromosome 1, IGBB_LRoh.1.0, whole genome shotgun sequence genome harbors these coding sequences:
- the LOC127166560 gene encoding piggyBac transposable element-derived protein 3, with the protein MTTDEIYHFFGACILMSCIRYPTIRMYWSKALKITAITDKFTRARFFKLRGAIKVVIDHDVPEDLRMSDKFWKVRPFLDRILQGCLSLNRPDCASIDEQMIPFTGACPYRQYLPMKPNPVGIKNFVCATADGIVLDFELYQGTGSLIGKVEEPEGLGLGSLVIERLCQTLHRGTKVYCDRFFTTIKGAQRMMGKELYMTGTIMKNRLAGAKHKLPSDKAMKNAGRGTSSEVSAEDGKLCVVKWYDNKPVLLMSVVHGTQPEDTCQRWDKKMKQYVTVSRPSIIREYNNKMGGVDLMDRMISYYRMSTRTKKWTMRMVMHFTDLALANSWLLYRKDHAICAGPKTRPIQFLQFRMEVATILLAQHHGADADLSTEEEDSNQGVKRHVTELPHVSVRRRANAHLPEMIGLKNAMRCRQLGCTGRTRVRCMTCKVFLCLQTERNCYSAFHT; encoded by the coding sequence ATGACGACAGATGAGATTTACCACTTTTTTGGTGCCTGTATTTTGATGTCCTGCATCCGATACCCAACCATTAGGATGTACTGGTCCAAAGCCTTGAAAATCACTGCCATCACTGACAAATTCACACGTGCCAGATTCTTCAAACTGAGGGGAGCAATAAAAGTGGTTATTGATCATGATGTGCCAGAAGACCTGAGAATGTCGGACAAATTCTGGAAGGTGAGGCCTTTTCTGGATCGGATTCTGCAAGGCTGCTTGTCTCTGAATCGACCTGATTGCGCATCTATTGATGAGCAGATGATTCCTTTCACAGGAGCCTGTCCGTACAGACAATATCTGCCAATGAAGCCAAACCCAGTTGGCATAAAGAACTTTGTTTGTGCTACAGCAGATGGCATTGTGCTTGACTTTGAGCTGTATCAAGGCACAGGTTCACTGATTGGGAAGGTTGAAGAACCAGAGGGCCTGGGTTTAGGAAGCTTAGTCATCGAGCGTCTGTGCCAAACTCTGCATCGCGGCACAAAGGTGTATTGTGACCGGTTCTTCACCACCATTAAAGGTGCGCAACGAATGATGGGGAAAGAGCTGTACATGACTGGTACAATAATGAAGAACCGACTCGCTGGAGCGAAGCATAAGTTACCCAGTGACAAAGCCATGAAAAACGCAGGAAGAGGTACCTCATCAGAAGTTTCCGCTGAAGATGGAAAGTTGTGTGTAGTGAAGTGGTACGACAACAAACCAGTATTGCTGATGTCTGTTGTTCATGGTACACAGCCAGAAGACACCTGCCAGCGCTGGGACaagaaaatgaaacaatatgtCACTGTCTCGCGACCAAGCATTATCCGTGAGTACAACAACAAGATGGGTGGAGTTGAtttgatggatagaatgataaGTTACTATCGCATGAGCACCCGTACTAAGAAGTGGACAATGCGGATGGTAATGCACTTCACGGATCTGGCTTTAGCCAACAGCTGGCTACTCTACCGAAAAGACCATGCAATATGTGCTGGACCAAAGACAAGACCCATCCAGTTCCTTCAGTTCCGCATGGAAGTGGCTACGATCCTCTTGGCCCAGCATCACGGTGCAGATGCAGACCTTTCGACAGAGGAAGAAGATTCAAACCAGGGAGTGAAACGTCATGTGACAGAGTTGCCCCATGTCTCGGTCCGCAGGAGGGCTAATGCCCACCTCCCAGAGATGATCGGCCTGAAAAATGCAATGCGCTGCAGACAACTAGGCTGCACTGGAAGAACCCGAGTGCGTTGTATGACCTGCAAAGTGTTCTTGTGCTTGCAAACCGAGCGCAACTGTTACTCAGCCTTTCACACATAA